The genomic DNA TGTACTGTTTGTTTGGTCACAGTCCACCGCGTTGCTATAAACAGCTCTGCAACCCATAGCTCTGCCAGCGACCTACACTGATCCCACTCCCTACAGCTTCACCAAAATAACCTCAAAACTGCGACTAGAGCCGCACAATAGAGGCCTGCAGTCACAGTTTAAGGTAATTTGCCTCTTGGACTCCCACCAAATCTCACGTTTGACTGTTTTGGATGCTAACGTAAACTGATTAAGTGGCTCTTTTTTCATCTATGCACCTTCTAAAGACTGTATCACGTAATTTTTGAGGAGCAATATGCTGAAAACTCTTACAGTTTACCAACAAGAAAAACTGTTCTGCTCTGGTTTGATCGGACAAATTGGCAAAAGAACCGTTTCTGAACACTGGGAAATccttctgtttctatttttaaaaactgtaaagcTTCAGTCATATCACGCTTTAGTTTTTTTCCTGGATACattcaaagtaattttccttGCCATTTTCCAATCGTTGAGGTAAACATACATATTTAATATAAAGTAACATTGAAGCCTAGCCTATAACTCTCAGCAGTACATAGTGCTTTCAACACATTCCTTTGAGGTACTGTACAAATCACAATCACTTTCCTGAGTTTTTGCAGACagaacattaaaagaaatgaacTGCAGAAATTAAGGTCCAGATTACCATTACCCTGTTTTACCTGTTCTTAGTTTAACACCGCAGAACAGACAGGATTGAGGAATACTGTTGCTCTTAGAATAGCAAAAATCTGGTTCTCTGTCGCAACACAACCGTTCATCTCTTTAGTCCAATAATGTTTGAAGTTAAAGCTCTTTATATTAGCACATGCCACCAATGTAATTGTgaggcaaacaaaaaataaagcaccacTTCAGGCACTTGACAGCAACTAAATCTCAAGAACAGCAGAATGGAATCAACACACAGGGTTCATGTCCTTCTGAAATCAACCCACTTGCACCTTGCTCCTTGGTGAGTATTGTCTAGCTTGAACAGAACTGAGCATCAACATGCGCTTTCTGTCATGTGTGGCTTTTTCAGATCAGCAGCTCTTGTTTGATGCACTTTTCCTTCAAGTCTACCCTGGCTCTTTAGAGGCAAGGTAAACTGTAGTCTTCCCAGTACCCTTTGCAATTTTAACACTACTGAAAAGGGTTCTCTACCCTATGTAGCAGGTTCTGTGTGTGCCAAcattcattacatttttttttgagTAGTATCACTGACTGCAACCAAACATTTTGTTCCATTCAACATATGTATCAAGCTCTTTTTGAGATATGCTAGGCTGTATCTTGCAGAAAGCATTTTCAAAGTCTTGATATGTAACTGGCCTCAACTGGCTGGGCATAATGGCTGAAAGGTCTGTGGCTGGCATGGTGTGGAGTGGGCCCACCACGGCTTCCTGACACAAGTGAGCCACATCTAGTCCAGAAAAGCCTTCTGTGCGCTGGACAAGCAGTGCAACCTCCTTGTCATTGAGACAGTAATTGTGCTGTGAGAGCAGTTGTACTATTATCTGGTGCCTCGCTGTGCTGTCAGGAAGTGGGATTAAAAGTCGTTTCATGAAGTACCTTCGAAGAGATTCATCAATTTCTTCCGGTTTACTCGTGGCGCAAATTACTACTATTTGGTCCTCAGCAGAAGTCAGTACAGTGTCCAGCTGCATAAGGAACTCGGTTCTCATCCGACTTACTGGACTGTGTTCTTCGCTCACTTGAGAAGAAAGGAGCATATCAATGTCACTAACAAAAATCACCGAGGGTTGGCGACACCTTGCCACGAGGAAAGAGGCATGGAcaattttctctccttcccctaaCCACTTTGTGACAAGGCCAGAGCCAGTGATTTTGAAAAACGTGGCCCCCAGCTGACTGGCTATACATCTGCCCATTAATGTTTTGCCTGTTCCCCGAGGTCCAAATAAAAGGATGCTCCGAGGTAGAGCAGTCAGTCCATTGAATGCATCTGACCTCAATACTGGCCATAAAACCTCCTCTTTAATGACGGCCTTTACTAGATCCAGGCCAGCAATGTCGCTCCAGTCCACGGGAGGTCCTTGGTTGATAATCTCATTGGTAACAAGGTCAATGAGGTGTGTGTCAGTATTCTTCAGTTGCTCGTCCACAGAGTGGTTGGATGAGGTAGCTGCACGAAGTCCCGGGCCTTGCATTGGGTGAGggaggagctgcctgtgctCGTCACCATGCTCATTCATTACTGGGGAGGTATACTTCCCAAACGAGTCACTCGATCTCGAACCCAGTGAGTTTTTAGCAGTACTATAGGATGGGGGTGTTAGAGCCCTACTGGACTGGCTGCTGAATTTCCTTTGCTGTTCAGAGGACATTAGCTGCTTTGTTGGCTTAAATGCTAAGGATGATGTTTCAGCACTTCTGTCAAAACCATTCCCcctgtttgcatttgaaatgctGTTGTCGGGCATTCGATACATGGGACTCTGTGTAGATCTCTGTTGGCCATAGCTGTAATTTCCATAACTGGAGTCTATTTCTCCTTGCCCTGCCATGTAGAAAGCTTTCCTTTTGAGAGAGCTGGCTGAACTGTTTGTCAGGGCAGACGGTGCGATGGGCGTCAGACCGTGGCCCTGGTAGGAGTAGCTGGGGACGGTGGTTGGGGGCAGAGGGGTCGGAGCAGGGATTCCTGAAGGCAGGTACGCCGAGGGCGGTGGGGCACCCCCAGGGCTGTACCCGGGGCCAACAGCAGTTTGAGGAGGATAACTGGCAGAAGGGTAGCTGTAACTGGAGAGGTTAGAGGTCCCATTGTAGCCGGGGACAAGGGCTGGTGGCGGCGGTGGTGGGGGGGGCTGTAAAAGTCCCGAGCTATGTAGGGGGGATGGATGAGGGGATGGAAGTGCAGGTGCTGGCTGGCCGCTGTAACTGGTATGCAAGTACGAGCCATTGTATCCTGCGGCGTATTCCTGAGATGGGAGCCCTGAATGAAGACTGGGAACGGTGTGACTTCCGCAGGTGCTGCTGGAGTAACTGGGTTCAGTCAGGTTACTGGCCACCCCAGGAGAGCTCCCAATGCTGGCTGAGACATCTGCGGGAGGGAGGGCTGCACTTACCCCAGGTTTGCTGGCAGTGATAACGTCTGGGACACAGTTCATGGGATACACACTCTCCGAGTTCAGCGACGGCTGCCAGGGCTCGCTTTCATTCTTCCGGCCATTCACCAGCCCCGAGGGCGCTTCAGAGTAATTGCTGAGAATGGGCCGCTCGGCGGGGCCTTCCAAAATACCGGAGTATTTTTCTGCATACTTTTTCAGAAGATTGGAGGCTGTCAGAGCCGAGATGTCGTCGTTGGCCCAGGCATACTGGTAGGTGCGCTGCAGGTGCCCCCGGTAGGCTTCCACCTTGTGGGCAGGGGACCGGGTGGTTGAAGTGATATCAAAGTGCTGTTCTGGCCACTGGGCATGCTCTGGCGTCCACTGCATCTTCAAGCCTAgggcagcaggaaaaaacaaagttagCAGCGAGCTCGGCCTTTTTCGGATGCTTTTAAATGAGCTCTTATACGTACTGTCTGTGAACTTCTTCAGCtctctgaaatactgaaatactgtaaCACCACAAATCcgtaaggaaagaaaatgcaatgccCTTATGAAGCAGCATAAACTGCTTGGTTTATTGCAGGCACATGCACACAGCGCCACATTTTTTGTCGATTCAGTAGGGGGTTATctgttggttttaaaaaatataggtAATGCCGGATTTCTCAAAGTAATTAAATAAGACTCAGTACTTATTTAAATACTCTGAACGCAGATTTATTGTTAACATAGAAGGCATCCAACTGCTCTGTCCTCTCTCATCACTGttttagttttatattttaacCAATATAAAAATGTGAGACACAGCTGACAGATCACATCTAGGATACCTCTCTTATTTGGTACTGAACACCTAGTTAGCACAGTATAATGCACCCTGCGCAGAACAATATGACACAGACATAGCAGGTCATTCCATAATCCAACTCTCATCTAAAGTGCTCCACGACAGTTTCAAATCTGCTTCGTGGAGTGCAGCAAAGCAATCTCCCAGGCAGCGCTCCGTCGCTTTCATCACACAAAGCCTACAACTCGGTATGAATTACAACTGGCTCCTTTCTGCCTCTCAGTTCTCTTGTCGaggctctggaaaaaaaaacaagcatgACTTGTCTGTCGGTCTCCTTGCttgctctctcttccccccaccGCCTCACAGCCTCCGGGGTTCAACGAAagaggggtaaaaaaaaaaaaagggaggaaaaaaaggaaaaagaaatgaagccaAGTCCCTAAAAGTTCTGTGGCTTCCACAGCTGGCTATAAAAAAATCCCCCtatcaataacaaaaaaaaaaaaagcaaatgtcattttaaagcaattaatCTTGTAAATAATGTGATCAGAATTATCCCCCCTCCTCGTAATCCACCGTGTGCAGTAAGAGCAATTTACAAGCATTAAAATAACTCGTACCTATGCACGGTAGACACATTGCTGATTTTTGTAGAGCTGTATCAAATAGACCTCCTTAATCTCTCTCGTATTACCAAAAGTGATTTTTGCAAAGAGTCTTGTGCCCTCTGGCACAGATTGCCTGATAAGGAGGAGGCCTAGTCGAAATGAAGCATCTGTGGCACTAGCTCCCCTCTGAATTACTGCAGACTATTTTGACAGCTTCTACCCCCTCCTGTTTTTCTCCCCAACCCCTTTAGCTCTTCATTGCCTGACTCTGGCATCTGACATGGCCAGCTTAGCCTCGCTGAGCTAAACCTAACACAGCACACAGTTTGGTAACAGAATGGCATGTTTATTCCCTTCTGACTCCCTCTTCCTTGTTTGCAAAACCACTGCACCAGACACTGGAAGTTAATTAGCAGGATGATGCTGTGCTAATTGTGTTAATTTACAAGGTTTTAGTCAAAGAGAATCatgccagggctggcactgcTGTCATGCTTCCAACTTAATGattaagaaatactgaaaacaaggTGGGAAGGATTGCAGTAATTACACAATAAATGAATAAAGCAACAGATTCATTTGCAATTATATTTTATTGCAGTTGCACTCATTTGCATTTGgattcttcatttttatatttggaTTCATGTATTTGCAAATCACCAAATCATTTAAATTTAGCCTGAAAACTGCAAAGTACCTCTAATTGAGCCTTATATTTTATTAGTACAAGTACTGCAAATCTCAGTGCACATGAGCATGCCGTTGATtacttgtggatttttttcctgagtgttctctttctctctcatttttcaaACACTTTGACAACTTGAGAAAAATGTCTGTTAACAATTATACAGTTATCCTATAAAAGTTAATTCAGAGAAGTGCTTTTGACAAATGCAGCTTTGAGATTGAGTTTTTGgcagatttatttctttcatttagtGTTAATATAATCTTTTTTGCTAATTGTTTCTGATGTTTCAACCACTGCCTTTCAGAGGGGGTAAATATATCATGAAATTGGGCGAAATTATAGAAATCATGCgcatatgaaaaaaatgctgttttaatgaGAAACTATCAGAAGCTTTTCAGAAATCATACTTTGTTAAATTCAGCCAGAAATCTGAAGAGCAAATCACCAAGAGCCAATTGCAAGTAACCTGTATCTAGAATTCTTCTAGTGTCATGGGATTTACTTCaagtctttttaaaaggaaagtaTATTAATGTTCCTGTAACATAGAACTGCCTAACAAACACACAAGTTCATTAcccctattaaaaaaaaaaaaaagccaaacaaaccaaccaaacaaacaaaacctatCCAAGTTCTGCGATATTGGGCTTATAAGGTTACCAAAACACTGAAAGCTTCTGTTACAGAGATGCAGAAGAACTTGAGCAGATTGATGCTTTACTAGATACTAATGAACGGATGCCATGAGAAAATCTCTTCACAAAGAATGCACTAAAGCAGCAATGAAACTTTTGAAAAGTAAGGTAAAATAGGCATGGATGAAGCAGAGAATCTGGCTGGGCTAGTACTTGTACTGTAGTTAATGAATATGCTTTTGGCACATTGTCTTTAACGGCTTGTAAAAGAAAGACTATTCAATTTAAAGAGATAAAAGAATGCACTAGGTCAGAGCACAACAACATATATATCATACACTACCCACTTCACAAGCTTTTCAATATACCTTtcacaaatactttaaaaatgtcattaattggtctttttttatttagaatggatcatgtgcttttaaaataaaataattctgtttctaGTCACAGTGGGGAGATTTCTTTAGATGGTGTAAAAACTCaattttttgaattttatttgtctagattaatttattttccttattatGAGGCTGCAAAAGAATGTCAGAAAACCTGAATTATTTGTTATAAGAGGAGGGGGGAAATCACATCATCAGCATTCTTTATTTGGAATAATTGCTAGATAGACCAATAGTTTCACATTGTCATGCTATCGTTGGATATGCTCACTGCACAATAATTGAAAGTTTATTTATTGATGCATATTAAATACCAATGCATTTAACAAAGGCTGTAAAGGCAGGATTAGGCTTTGATTAGATAAGCTTAAGAGAACAGGACTGTTCTCATCCCATGAAACATGAGCATTTATTCCAGCACATTGCAATCATTAGTGTTATTTGGAAGCATAGGTTAATAGTTAACCATAAGCATATTTTTTGCATTAGTATGCAGTGAAGGAATCTGTGTTTACATGGAATCCGCTGGAATGGTGTGGACTGGGGGCACAAATAGCTATTTCCTCAATTTTATATTAatcaaaaaagcagcaaactttTGCTAGGTTTGACTCCATTTGTTAATAATAGTTCAATAATTGTTTGACATAAGTCAAATATCtgatttgggaggaaaaaaaaaaaaagttgtcatttcttttaatcatgcaaacacctcccccccccccaaattgcTTAATGTTTGCAGCCACTTCCTTTCcatattttaaattgtattttgttaGTTGCTTTTTGCTTGAGCTGATACACCTTCGTGAATTTCTTTTGTTAGGAATCCAAATGCTGATATAAACATCTAAACCTCTAAAATCAGGTAAATAGGGGCATATTTAGAGgttgtatttcttttaagtgTAATTTAAACTCTGACATAAACCATGGTCCTGCAGATAGTGTATTTGCTTAATAACTTACTGAAAATCCAGAAGCAATGCAAGGCTGAAcgtatttttcagaaatatctttGCTAATTTAGGAATCCTCTGAGCTAGAAACATTTTTGAACCGTGTAGACTGTGCTGGTATGGGCTGTAAAAGGCAAAAGGAGAGGATTCTGTTCTTTAAGTACAGGTATGTACTTATCAGAGAATTGCTTTCAAGATAAATTTAATACATTATACAGGAAAGGCAGTGTAGGCTTTTTTAGTGGTATCTATTTTTCGTTGTCCTGACATCCCTGCTATACAACCTTTCTCCATAATTCTTCCAGTTGGATCTATCTGAATTACATTTAAAGCAATTATAGTCAACAATTTCATTATTCAACTACTTCGAACCAAGTGTTtgaccatttttttcccttctaattTTGTGCACTTAGCCTGAAAACGTAAAATCTAATATATAATACTTCATCAGTTTCACATACAATAATTCCATATGGCAGAAATCCACTTACATATTCAGatttatgaattaaaataaacaagacaaaaaaaaaagaaagattgcCAGAGTTAGGAAAAAATAGTATTGTAATCTGAACTCAAAAGGGAACAAGCAACGTTATACACATCCTGCATGTCCAgtggggcctgatcctgctgggATCGCGAGTGAGTTTCTTCATACAAAGAACCTTCCTCTGCTGGTGCCCCCTGTATCAGGTCAAACTGCTCAGCCCCTTACAGGATTATATCTGttacagaagataaaaataaataactagcctttcctttcagtttaaaCAGAAGGGTTTCTGTTGAAAACAGGCATGGAAAATCCAGAAGTACTAGCTAGGACCCCACTGGGTGAAAACACAACAAAGGATTTATGGTGTCCCACAGACAAGTCCAAACGATGACAATGACCTTCCAACTAACCAACTTGGTTAGCAACGATCTGCTTTTGACAAAGGACACTGGGACTTTAGTAGACCTCTCATCTATTCACATCTCTAATAAAATAATCAAGGTAAAATTAAATCATATGCAGCTGTGGTTTTCTGAAGATACCGGCAGAGGTTGCACTGCACTTCCAGAGATGTCGGGGAACAAAACCTAAATGACACGGAGCTACTGTGCACAAAGAACTAGAAACAGGGCAGCGCACCAACCTTCCCAACCAGCTACCAAAGTTTCAGTTTGGATCAGGGGCCTCCAACCGTTCCTTCAACAAACCtgaggcaaaagaaaataattcttctcCTGTCGTGGTCTCTCTATTCCTGCCCTGTTCATCCCTGCAGTGCCTTAGGTCCTAGCTAGCACAGATCTGCAGGTCCATTTGTAAACATCAGTGGCTCAAGCAGGTTCTTAACTTTAGGCATGTGGTTAAATATGATCTGAGCAACTGCTTAATGTGCTGTTGAAAAGGGGTTCACTGGGGGCAAAAAAGGGGCAAATAAGCAAATGAGATGCTTCTGATAACTGTCCATAACAGACTCATAGGAGTACACTGTTGCAAGGTAGGAAACAACTCCAAAACCACAGCTCTGAGTATCACCAACCCTTTTCCCTCTAGATGTGCAAGTGGATATGAACTTCATCACTTTGGATTGCTTACACATTCAGCCAAAGACTCCGAAAGCTGCCTCTGCCCACTGAACTGTTACTTTCAGCCCTGTCTCCAACTATTCAAGACATTGAGTATTTACACAACGGACCATAATGATTTTAGCCAAGGGATTGCTTCTTGTGGACATGCAGAGATCAGCTCTGCCAAAACAGCTATTGACTTAAATAGGCACTTCACTGGGAACATGCCAGGACTCCTCAAACCTCATACTTCAGTAAGAGCCGAAGGTGTAAGTACCGTGAGGATCAGGCCCTTGATCCTCAGTTAGTACCTTGAGGatccacattttaaaatccttcttAAGCATGGGACAGAGCTGAATAAATGAGTCGTGCTGTAACCGCTGTTCAAGATATAGGACACACAACTCCCTGGGTTTGCACTAAATCtgataatattttgaaagactGTATACTGTCATATGTcccataataataaaaattaattcaagataaaacatttcttttacactccattttttattaataagcACAATTTCAGCTGTTTGAAGACAGTGTAACTGATCTCTCTTAATTGGAAACAGGAGGGATTTTGAGGAGTGGATTGAGCTAATTATgttttgcaggggaaaaaaaaaaaggaaagaaaatgattcccacatttattttctaattactCAGTGAAGACCTCTGCTCCAGTCCATGAGGAACTCCTTTGACGTCAAAAAATTCAGTGGGAGGAAGAGCCTCCAACTGAGCTGCCCAGCTTTACGGGCCCAACTTTGGAAGCTTTTTTCAGTAAGTGGCAGCCACAAACTCATGAAAACAGGCCTGGAAAGTGCTCTCACCATTTTCTTGGTAGGGGTCTGTTCTTCCTCTTATTATATATAGCCTATGCATGCCACGCGCATCAGTGGGAGCAAGCTGTTGGCAGGGTGTTTACAATATGATTCCCATCTAGCAGGGCTAGTGAAAACATTTcaatctttaaaacaaaacacttaaatCACGAGTAATATTGAGGATCACATATATGTCAACAGCACTTAAAgataaaagcagtaagaaaaacaCAACATATTTTAGGAGAGCCTGGACtggttaaaaatgaaattccagACATGGAATCTCAAACTAATACATCCCAATTATCTAATTTAAATACTGTCAAATGATTATTCCTTTTAAATCACACTTTCACACCTCACAACAGCAAATTGAGATACGTTTACAGCAAATGAGTTCTCTCCCTCCAAGCCCCCTCCCTGCCATTTACATAAAGCAGTGCCTTTGATAGTCACAAAGACATTTCTGGCTAAACGGCCTTTAGCAGATCCATCAGCTTCAAAGGCCttaaggaacagaaataaagagaaataatagTCAAGCAAGCAAAGGGAAACTAGGTCCAG from Gavia stellata isolate bGavSte3 chromosome 8, bGavSte3.hap2, whole genome shotgun sequence includes the following:
- the FIGN gene encoding fidgetin, which codes for MQWTPEHAQWPEQHFDITSTTRSPAHKVEAYRGHLQRTYQYAWANDDISALTASNLLKKYAEKYSGILEGPAERPILSNYSEAPSGLVNGRKNESEPWQPSLNSESVYPMNCVPDVITASKPGVSAALPPADVSASIGSSPGVASNLTEPSYSSSTCGSHTVPSLHSGLPSQEYAAGYNGSYLHTSYSGQPAPALPSPHPSPLHSSGLLQPPPPPPPPALVPGYNGTSNLSSYSYPSASYPPQTAVGPGYSPGGAPPPSAYLPSGIPAPTPLPPTTVPSYSYQGHGLTPIAPSALTNSSASSLKRKAFYMAGQGEIDSSYGNYSYGQQRSTQSPMYRMPDNSISNANRGNGFDRSAETSSLAFKPTKQLMSSEQQRKFSSQSSRALTPPSYSTAKNSLGSRSSDSFGKYTSPVMNEHGDEHRQLLPHPMQGPGLRAATSSNHSVDEQLKNTDTHLIDLVTNEIINQGPPVDWSDIAGLDLVKAVIKEEVLWPVLRSDAFNGLTALPRSILLFGPRGTGKTLMGRCIASQLGATFFKITGSGLVTKWLGEGEKIVHASFLVARCRQPSVIFVSDIDMLLSSQVSEEHSPVSRMRTEFLMQLDTVLTSAEDQIVVICATSKPEEIDESLRRYFMKRLLIPLPDSTARHQIIVQLLSQHNYCLNDKEVALLVQRTEGFSGLDVAHLCQEAVVGPLHTMPATDLSAIMPSQLRPVTYQDFENAFCKIQPSISQKELDTYVEWNKMFGCSQ